A DNA window from Phragmites australis chromosome 11, lpPhrAust1.1, whole genome shotgun sequence contains the following coding sequences:
- the LOC133884301 gene encoding PWWP domain-containing protein 1-like isoform X1 codes for MPSLPSPSQTQIPKTPRPPEPWPKPKPGPLGPPSKSRVSIPLHRMSDPTAAGTMVPAGDGGSWANGGPRFGDMVWGKVKSHPWWPGHIYSITLTDEEEIHRGHSDGLILVAFFGDSSYGWFDPHELVPFEDHFAEKAAQGGSTRSSFAAAVAEAVDEVARRGALALLCPCRNPDAFRPHPSDARFLLVDVPGFDSDADYHPDQISSVRERFVPRKALDYLLEAAVTQRDAAEAAARTVLGIEMAGLFAACRRARFAERDTTYAEAFGVDPEKALAAEKKAAAERAQRARPLQGDRKTPEQVMAGRRRGGPGGAAARLMEKIMPGASAMKAKVSKKDQYLLKRRDPPEPSHRPAPLPDAPPALDDGPPSFGGGDPPTPPLPGSAGVHEEEFMLQRRAPLVEIPPAAHPSEGAAAAVGTDAAPKKATKPKKPRKREREEAADAGPAAHPSEGAAAAVGTDAAPKKVTKPKKPRKSEREEAADAGPAAAGAVGEPKKKKKKKKLSNLDGGAVPTATAAAAGSGKPAASPPPKLVVDLNELNLKQVISDLRNLPLVSFHGADRRISDTARSFVLAFRSKYYKKSYENDPPEESKMSLDKPSAAADGQPPKKKKPAARPGAVGDPTKAGVKRGPSDRQEELAVKKKAKLDKIKTLSNEKKAGGLDLKDAPAASPAAQQQRPAAKEKVETAAKKKEPAPAPRIKTPSPTTLMMKFPVQSTLPSVASLKARFARFGPLDVDGIRVYWKSHMCRVVYRFRSDAEAALKYARRNAMFGQVDPHYQLREAESSSGEPPAPDAPPRRSDLRLMETAPFRPGSSGNGAPLPMSRAVPTRVAVGQQPKSILKKSSDEGAAGTMREVPRVKFMLDGGDSKLEPPALLTSGGGGNGTDNATPVGKSAKSVGFTTQLPARALQPPMRPTQQQLQPRVSVTQPLPPPPPPYQPRISDGQLSFPGQPQQPPYPPRHTDGLPPFSSQPSQPPPRHSDSPLQLPGQPPLPYQPRSTGFTGHQQQQPYPPRSRDSSPFLPGQPQQQLPPRPSFADDVPAWKRSEKEFKEELMRVMTGIAKMVEPLTDKNGFFPYHLFRRA; via the exons ATGCCCTCGTTGCCTTCCCCCTCGCAGACCCAGATCCCCAAAACTCCCCGTCCACCAGAACCCTGGCCCAAACCAAAGCCCGGACCGCTCGGCCCTCCATCCAAATCTAGGGTTTCGATTCCCCTCCACAGGATGTCCGATCCGACCGCCGCCGGCACCATGGTGCCCGCCGGAGACGGCGGCTCGTGGGCGAACGGCGGCCCCCGCTTCGGCGACATGGTCTGGGGCAAGGTGAAGTCCCACCCGTGGTGGCCGGGCCACATCTACAGCATCACTCTcaccgacgaggaggagatTCACCGCGGCCACAGCGATGGACTCATCCTCGTCGCCTTCTTCGGCGACTCGAGCTACGGCTGGTTCGATCCCCACGAGCTCGTCCCCTTCGAGGACCACTTCGCCGAGAAGGCCGCGCAGGGCGGCAGCACCCGCAGCagcttcgccgccgccgtcgctgagGCCGTTGACGAGGTCGCCCGCCGCGGCGCGCTCGCACTGCTCTGCCCGTGCCGGAATCCCGACGCCTTCCGCCCCCACCCCTCCGACGCCAGGTTCCTCCTGGTGGACGTGCCCGGGTtcgactccgacgccgactaCCACCCCGACCAGATCTCGTCCGTGCGGGAGCGTTTCGTCCCGCGGAAGGCGCTGGACTACCTGCTGGAGGCCGCCGTGACGCAGAGGGACGCCGCGGAGGCGGCTGCGCGTACCGTGCTGGGGATCGAGATGGCCGGGTTGTTCGCGGCCTGCCGCCGCGCAAGATTTGCTGAGCGCGACACCACCTACGCCGAGGCGTTCGGGGTGGATCCCGAGAAGGCGCTCGCTGCCGAGAAGAAAGCCGCGGCTGAGCGAGCTCAACGAG CTCGGCCGCTCCAGGGCGACAGGAAGACGCCCGAGCAGGTCATGGCCGGCCGCCGGAGGGGCGGCCCCggcggggcggcggcgaggctcaTGGAGAAGATCATGCCCGGGGCCTCCGCCATGAAGGCCAAGGTCAGCAAGAAGGACCAATACCTGCTCAAGCGCCGGGACCCGCCGGAGCCTTCCCACCGGCCGGCGCCGCTCCCGGACGCGCCGCCCGCGCTGGACGACGGCCCGCCTAGCTTCGGGGGCGGGGacccgccgacgccgccgctgCCCGGGAGCGCCGGCGTCCACGAGGAGGAGTTCATGCTGCAGAGGCGCGCGCCGCTGGTCGAGATTCCTCCCGCCGCCCACCCGAGCGagggtgccgccgccgcggtcGGCACGGACGCTGCGCCCAAGAAGGCGACCAAACCCAAGAAGCCCCGCAAGCGCGAGCGGGAGGAAGCTGCCGACGCCGGCCCCGCAGCCCACCCGAGCGagggtgccgccgccgcggtcGGCACGGACGCCGCTCCCAAGAAGGTGACCAAGCCCAAGAAGCCCCGCAAGAGCGAGCGGGAGGAAGCTGCCGACgccggccccgccgccgccggggcggTCGGCgaacccaagaagaagaagaaaaagaagaagctttCCAACCTCGACGGCGGCGCGGTCCCAACAGCTACCGCAGCCGCCGCTGGAAGCGGCAAGCCCGCCGCTTCCCCGCCCCCCAAGTTGGTGGTGGATCTCAACGAACTTAACCTGAAGCAGGTAATATCGGACCTTCGGAATCTCCCGCTCGTCTCCTTCCATGGCGCCGACCGTCGCATCTCTGACACCGCTCGCTCATTCGTCCTCGCGTTCCGCTCAAAATACTACAAGAAGAGCTACGAGAACGACCCACCTGAGGAGTCTAAGATGAGTTTGGACAAGCCCAGCGCCGCCGCGGACGGCCAGCcgcccaagaagaagaagccggcCGCGAGGCCCGGCGCTGTCGGCGACCCTACCAAAGCCGGCGTGAAGCGCGGGCCGTCGGACCGGCAGGAGGAGCTGGCCGTCAAGAAGAAAGCCAAGCTCGACAAGATTAAGACACTGTCCAACGAGAAGAAAGCCGGCGGTCTGGATCTGAAAGACGCCCCCGCAGCCTCGCCGGCTGCACAGCAGCAGCGGCCTGCAGCGAAGGAGAAGGTTGAGACGGCTGCCAAGAAGAAggagccggcgccggcgcccagGATCAAGACGCCATCGCCAacgactctgatgatgaagttCCCGGTGCAGAGCACGCTGCCGTCGGTGGCCTCGCTGAAGGCACGGTTCGCGCGATTCGGGCCGCTCGACGTCGACGGCATCCGCGTGTACTGGAAGTCCCACATGTGCCGGGTCGTCTACAGGTTCAGGTCCGACGCTGAGGCCGCGCTCAAGTACGCCAGGAGAAACGCCATGTTCGGCCAGGTGGACCCCCACTACCAACTCCGTGAGGCCGAGTCGTCCAGCGGCGAGCCGCCGGCGCCTGATGCTCCTCCGCGGCGCTCTGACTTGCGGCTCATGGAGACTGCTCCGTTCAGGCCTGGCAGCTCCGGCAACGGCGCTCCACTGCCGATGTCCAGGGCTGTGCCGACACGTGTGGCCGTGGGACAGCAGCCCAAATCAATCCTTAAGAAGAGCAGTGACGAAGGTGCGGCTGGCACGATGAGGGAGGTCCCTCGCGTGAAGTTTATGCTGGACGGAGGGGACAGCAAGCTCGAGCCACCTGCACTGCTCACGAGTGGCGGCGGAGGCAATGGAACAGACAACGCCACACCGGTGGGCAAGAGTGCCAAGTCCGTCGGCTTCACAACGCAGCTGCCTGCACGCGCGCTGCAGCCACCCATGCGCCCCACGCAACAGCAGCTGCAGCCTCGTGTGTCGGTCACTCAGCcactcccgccgccgccgccgccatacCAGCCTCGCATCAGCGACGGCCAGCTCTCTTTCCCTGGGCAACCGCAACAACCGCCTTACCCACCTCGCCACACTGATGGGCTGCCACCTTTCTCCAGCCAGCCGTCGCAGCCACCACCGCGTCACAGCGACAGCCCGCTCCAACTCCCTGGACAGCCACCGCTGCCATACCAGCCTCGTTCCACTGGCTTCACCGgacatcagcagcagcagccgtaCCCGCCTCGCTCCAGGGACAGCTCGCCCTTCCTCCCCGGACAGCCACAGCAGCAGCTCCCACCCCGCCCCAGCTTCGCCGACGACGTCCCGGCATGGAAGAGGAGCGAGAAGGAGTTCAAGGAGGAGCTGATGAGGGTCATGACAGGGATCGCCAAGATGGTGGAGCCACTGACCGACAAGAACGGGTTCTTCCCCTACCACCTCTTCCGACGAGCGTGA
- the LOC133884301 gene encoding PWWP domain-containing protein 1-like isoform X2: MPSLPSPSQTQIPKTPRPPEPWPKPKPGPLGPPSKSRVSIPLHRMSDPTAAGTMVPAGDGGSWANGGPRFGDMVWGKVKSHPWWPGHIYSITLTDEEEIHRGHSDGLILVAFFGDSSYGWFDPHELVPFEDHFAEKAAQGGSTRSSFAAAVAEAVDEVARRGALALLCPCRNPDAFRPHPSDARFLLVDVPGFDSDADYHPDQISSVRERFVPRKALDYLLEAAVTQRDAAEAAARTVLGIEMAGLFAACRRARFAERDTTYAEAFGVDPEKALAAEKKAAAERAQRARPLQGDRKTPEQVMAGRRRGGPGGAAARLMEKIMPGASAMKAKVSKKDQYLLKRRDPPEPSHRPAPLPDAPPALDDGPPSFGGGDPPTPPLPGSAGVHEEEFMLQRRAPLVEIPPAAHPSEGAAAAVGTDAAPKKATKPKKPRKREREEAADAGPAAHPSEGAAAAVGTDAAPKKVTKPKKPRKSEREEAADAGPAAAGAVGEPKKKKKKKKLSNLDGGAVPTATAAAAGSGKPAASPPPKLVVDLNELNLKQSYENDPPEESKMSLDKPSAAADGQPPKKKKPAARPGAVGDPTKAGVKRGPSDRQEELAVKKKAKLDKIKTLSNEKKAGGLDLKDAPAASPAAQQQRPAAKEKVETAAKKKEPAPAPRIKTPSPTTLMMKFPVQSTLPSVASLKARFARFGPLDVDGIRVYWKSHMCRVVYRFRSDAEAALKYARRNAMFGQVDPHYQLREAESSSGEPPAPDAPPRRSDLRLMETAPFRPGSSGNGAPLPMSRAVPTRVAVGQQPKSILKKSSDEGAAGTMREVPRVKFMLDGGDSKLEPPALLTSGGGGNGTDNATPVGKSAKSVGFTTQLPARALQPPMRPTQQQLQPRVSVTQPLPPPPPPYQPRISDGQLSFPGQPQQPPYPPRHTDGLPPFSSQPSQPPPRHSDSPLQLPGQPPLPYQPRSTGFTGHQQQQPYPPRSRDSSPFLPGQPQQQLPPRPSFADDVPAWKRSEKEFKEELMRVMTGIAKMVEPLTDKNGFFPYHLFRRA; this comes from the exons ATGCCCTCGTTGCCTTCCCCCTCGCAGACCCAGATCCCCAAAACTCCCCGTCCACCAGAACCCTGGCCCAAACCAAAGCCCGGACCGCTCGGCCCTCCATCCAAATCTAGGGTTTCGATTCCCCTCCACAGGATGTCCGATCCGACCGCCGCCGGCACCATGGTGCCCGCCGGAGACGGCGGCTCGTGGGCGAACGGCGGCCCCCGCTTCGGCGACATGGTCTGGGGCAAGGTGAAGTCCCACCCGTGGTGGCCGGGCCACATCTACAGCATCACTCTcaccgacgaggaggagatTCACCGCGGCCACAGCGATGGACTCATCCTCGTCGCCTTCTTCGGCGACTCGAGCTACGGCTGGTTCGATCCCCACGAGCTCGTCCCCTTCGAGGACCACTTCGCCGAGAAGGCCGCGCAGGGCGGCAGCACCCGCAGCagcttcgccgccgccgtcgctgagGCCGTTGACGAGGTCGCCCGCCGCGGCGCGCTCGCACTGCTCTGCCCGTGCCGGAATCCCGACGCCTTCCGCCCCCACCCCTCCGACGCCAGGTTCCTCCTGGTGGACGTGCCCGGGTtcgactccgacgccgactaCCACCCCGACCAGATCTCGTCCGTGCGGGAGCGTTTCGTCCCGCGGAAGGCGCTGGACTACCTGCTGGAGGCCGCCGTGACGCAGAGGGACGCCGCGGAGGCGGCTGCGCGTACCGTGCTGGGGATCGAGATGGCCGGGTTGTTCGCGGCCTGCCGCCGCGCAAGATTTGCTGAGCGCGACACCACCTACGCCGAGGCGTTCGGGGTGGATCCCGAGAAGGCGCTCGCTGCCGAGAAGAAAGCCGCGGCTGAGCGAGCTCAACGAG CTCGGCCGCTCCAGGGCGACAGGAAGACGCCCGAGCAGGTCATGGCCGGCCGCCGGAGGGGCGGCCCCggcggggcggcggcgaggctcaTGGAGAAGATCATGCCCGGGGCCTCCGCCATGAAGGCCAAGGTCAGCAAGAAGGACCAATACCTGCTCAAGCGCCGGGACCCGCCGGAGCCTTCCCACCGGCCGGCGCCGCTCCCGGACGCGCCGCCCGCGCTGGACGACGGCCCGCCTAGCTTCGGGGGCGGGGacccgccgacgccgccgctgCCCGGGAGCGCCGGCGTCCACGAGGAGGAGTTCATGCTGCAGAGGCGCGCGCCGCTGGTCGAGATTCCTCCCGCCGCCCACCCGAGCGagggtgccgccgccgcggtcGGCACGGACGCTGCGCCCAAGAAGGCGACCAAACCCAAGAAGCCCCGCAAGCGCGAGCGGGAGGAAGCTGCCGACGCCGGCCCCGCAGCCCACCCGAGCGagggtgccgccgccgcggtcGGCACGGACGCCGCTCCCAAGAAGGTGACCAAGCCCAAGAAGCCCCGCAAGAGCGAGCGGGAGGAAGCTGCCGACgccggccccgccgccgccggggcggTCGGCgaacccaagaagaagaagaaaaagaagaagctttCCAACCTCGACGGCGGCGCGGTCCCAACAGCTACCGCAGCCGCCGCTGGAAGCGGCAAGCCCGCCGCTTCCCCGCCCCCCAAGTTGGTGGTGGATCTCAACGAACTTAACCTGAAGCAG AGCTACGAGAACGACCCACCTGAGGAGTCTAAGATGAGTTTGGACAAGCCCAGCGCCGCCGCGGACGGCCAGCcgcccaagaagaagaagccggcCGCGAGGCCCGGCGCTGTCGGCGACCCTACCAAAGCCGGCGTGAAGCGCGGGCCGTCGGACCGGCAGGAGGAGCTGGCCGTCAAGAAGAAAGCCAAGCTCGACAAGATTAAGACACTGTCCAACGAGAAGAAAGCCGGCGGTCTGGATCTGAAAGACGCCCCCGCAGCCTCGCCGGCTGCACAGCAGCAGCGGCCTGCAGCGAAGGAGAAGGTTGAGACGGCTGCCAAGAAGAAggagccggcgccggcgcccagGATCAAGACGCCATCGCCAacgactctgatgatgaagttCCCGGTGCAGAGCACGCTGCCGTCGGTGGCCTCGCTGAAGGCACGGTTCGCGCGATTCGGGCCGCTCGACGTCGACGGCATCCGCGTGTACTGGAAGTCCCACATGTGCCGGGTCGTCTACAGGTTCAGGTCCGACGCTGAGGCCGCGCTCAAGTACGCCAGGAGAAACGCCATGTTCGGCCAGGTGGACCCCCACTACCAACTCCGTGAGGCCGAGTCGTCCAGCGGCGAGCCGCCGGCGCCTGATGCTCCTCCGCGGCGCTCTGACTTGCGGCTCATGGAGACTGCTCCGTTCAGGCCTGGCAGCTCCGGCAACGGCGCTCCACTGCCGATGTCCAGGGCTGTGCCGACACGTGTGGCCGTGGGACAGCAGCCCAAATCAATCCTTAAGAAGAGCAGTGACGAAGGTGCGGCTGGCACGATGAGGGAGGTCCCTCGCGTGAAGTTTATGCTGGACGGAGGGGACAGCAAGCTCGAGCCACCTGCACTGCTCACGAGTGGCGGCGGAGGCAATGGAACAGACAACGCCACACCGGTGGGCAAGAGTGCCAAGTCCGTCGGCTTCACAACGCAGCTGCCTGCACGCGCGCTGCAGCCACCCATGCGCCCCACGCAACAGCAGCTGCAGCCTCGTGTGTCGGTCACTCAGCcactcccgccgccgccgccgccatacCAGCCTCGCATCAGCGACGGCCAGCTCTCTTTCCCTGGGCAACCGCAACAACCGCCTTACCCACCTCGCCACACTGATGGGCTGCCACCTTTCTCCAGCCAGCCGTCGCAGCCACCACCGCGTCACAGCGACAGCCCGCTCCAACTCCCTGGACAGCCACCGCTGCCATACCAGCCTCGTTCCACTGGCTTCACCGgacatcagcagcagcagccgtaCCCGCCTCGCTCCAGGGACAGCTCGCCCTTCCTCCCCGGACAGCCACAGCAGCAGCTCCCACCCCGCCCCAGCTTCGCCGACGACGTCCCGGCATGGAAGAGGAGCGAGAAGGAGTTCAAGGAGGAGCTGATGAGGGTCATGACAGGGATCGCCAAGATGGTGGAGCCACTGACCGACAAGAACGGGTTCTTCCCCTACCACCTCTTCCGACGAGCGTGA
- the LOC133884303 gene encoding 1-aminocyclopropane-1-carboxylate oxidase-like, with the protein MVVPVIDFSKLDGAERAETMARIANGCEEWGFFQLVNHGIPLELLDRVKKVCSECYRLREAGFKSSEPVRTLDALVEAERRGEEVAPVDDMDWEDIFYIHDACQWPSDPPEFKETMREYRAELKKLTERVMEAMDENLRLEKGAIKGAFSGDGLHEPFFGTKVSHYPPCPRPDLITGLRAHTDAGGVILLFQDDQVGGLQVLKDGEWTDVQPLAGAIVVNTGDQVEVLSNGQYRSAWHRVLPMRDGNRRSIASFYNPSDEATISPAVAGDEAYPKYVFGDYMDVYAKQKFQPKEPRFEAVKAPKSSPAA; encoded by the exons ATGGTGGTTCCGGTGATCGACTTCTCCAAGCTCGACGGCGCCGAGAGGGCGGAGACCATGGCGCGGATCGCCAACGGCTGCGAGGAGTGGGGGTTCTTTCAG CTGGTGAACCATGGCATCCCGTTGGAGCTTCTTGACCGCGTGAAGAAGGTGTGCTCCGAGTGCTACCGCCTCCGGGAGGCCGGGTTCAAGTCGTCGGAGCCGGTGCGCACGCTGGACGCGCTCGTGGAGGCGGAGCGGCGcggcgaggaggtggcgccggtggACGACATGGACTGGGAGGACATCTTCTACATCCACGACGCCTGCCAGTGGCCCTCCGACCCGCCGGAGTTCAAGGAGACCATGCGCGAGTACCGCGCCGAGCTCAAGAAGCTCACCGAGCGGGTCATGGAGGCGATGGACGAGAATCTCCGCCTGGAGAAGGGCGCCATCAAGGGCGCCTTCTCCGGCGACGGCCTCCACGAGCCGTTCTTCGGCACCAAGGTCAGCCACTACCCGCCGTGCCCGCGCCCGGACCTCATCACGGGGCTGCGCGCGCACACCGACGCCGGCGGCGTCATCCTGCTGTTCCAGGACGACCAGGTCGGAGGCCTGCAGGTGCTCAAGGACGGCGAATGGACTGACGTGCAGCCGCTCGCCGGCGCCATCGTCGTCAACACCGGCGACCAGGTGGAGGTGCTCAGCAACGGGCAGTACCGCAGCGCGTGGCACCGTGTCCTGCCGATGCGCGACGGCAACCGCCGCTCCATCGCCTCGTTCTACAACCCTTCGGACGAGGCCACCATCTCTCCGGcggtggccggcgacgaggcGTACCCCAAGTACGTGTTCGGCGACTACATGGACGTGTACGCGAAGCAGAAGTTCCAGCCCAAGGAGCCGAGGTTCGAAGCCGTCAAGGCGCCAAAGTCATCTCCGGCCGCTTAA
- the LOC133884305 gene encoding 1-aminocyclopropane-1-carboxylate oxidase-like yields MVVPVIDFSKLDGAERAATMAQIANGCEEWGFFQLVNHGISLELLDRVKKVCSECYRLREAGFKSSEPVRTLDALVEAERRGEEVAPVDDMDWEDIFYIHDACQWPSDPPEFKETMREYRAELKKLAERVMEAMDENLGLEKGAIKGAFSGDGRHEPFYGTKVSHYPPCPRPDLITGLRAHTDAGGVILLFQDDQVGGLQVLKDGEWTDVQPLAGAIVVNTGDQVEVLSNGRYRSAWHRVLPMRDGNRRSIASFYNPSDEATISPAVAGDEAYPKYVFGDYMDVYAKQKFQPKEPRFEAVKAPKSSPAA; encoded by the exons ATGGTGGTTCCGGTGATCGACTTCTCCAAGCTCGACGGCGCTGAGAGGGCGGCGACGATGGCGCAGATCGCCAATGGCTGCGAGGAGTGGGGATTCTTTCAG CTGGTGAACCATGGCATCTCGTTGGAGCTTCTTGACCGCGTGAAGAAGGTGTGCTCCGAGTGCTACCGCCTCCGGGAGGCCGGGTTCAAGTCGTCGGAGCCGGTGCGCACGCTGGACGCGCTCGTGGAGGCGGAGCGGCGcggcgaggaggtggcgccggtggACGACATGGACTGGGAGGACATCTTCTACATCCACGACGCCTGCCAGTGGCCCTCCGACCCGCCGGAGTTCAAGGAGACCATGCGCGAGTACCGCGCCGAGCTCAAGAAGCTCGCCGAGCGGGTCATGGAGGCCATGGACGAGAATCTCGGCCTGGAGAAGGGCGCCATCAAGGGTGCCTTCTCCGGCGACGGCCGCCACGAGCCGTTCTACGGCACCAAGGTCAGCCACTACCCGCCGTGCCCGCGCCCGGACCTCATCACGGGGCTGCGCGCGCACACCGACGCCGGCGGCGTCATCCTGCTGTTCCAGGACGACCAGGTCGGAGGCCTGCAGGTGCTCAAGGACGGCGAGTGGACTGACGTGCAGCCGCTCGCCGGCGCCATCGTCGTCAACACCGGCGACCAGGTGGAGGTGCTCAGCAACGGGCGGTACCGCAGCGCGTGGCACCGCGTCCTGCCGATGCGCGACGGCAACCGCCGCTCCATCGCCTCGTTCTACAACCCTTCGGACGAGGCCACCATCTCTCCGGcggtggccggcgacgaggcGTACCCCAAGTACGTGTTCGGCGACTACATGGACGTGTACGCGAAGCAGAAGTTCCAGCCCAAGGAGCCGAGGTTCGAAGCCGTCAAGGCGCCAAAGTCATCTCCAGCCGCTTAA